TCATTGTTGCAAAATTATCAAAGACTTATGTATTTGAATTTGCTATTGGTTTTGGACCAAAATTATTTGTAATCAAAACAAAAGAAACTTGATATTCAGTTAGATTGATTCCATTGGGTGGTTATGTATCAATTGCAAGTGATTTTGCTGAACCACCAAAAGGTAGAGAAAAAGAATTTGAAGCAATTCCTGATTCTCGTAAGATTGATTATGCAATTAAATGAAAAAAGACATTATTTATTCTATTTGGACCATTAATTAATTTATTTGTTGCATACATTTTAATTTTTTCAGTATTATTTGGAGTTGGTTACAAACCAACTGATCCAAATTTTTATGGACAAAACTTTTCAACATCTTCAGTTGCTTATCAAATGATTGCTAAAAATGAAGGGAAAACACCAGATCCTCAGCTCAATAAGTATATTGCTAATGATTTACAAGTCGCTATTACTGGTTGAGATGTGACAATTGGTGAAAAGATATTTTATCTTTTTACAACTAGCAATAAATCTGATATAGCACCAACATACAAAGAAATTTCAACGATGTTCAATCAAGGTAAATCAAAAATATTAAAATATATAAAAGAAATTGAACCAAAAGATGAAGATAAAATCTTATATAAATTTAGTTATGTAAAACTTGAAAATGATTATTCAGGAAAAATTATAGGAAAAGAAATAACTACTGTTTCTGCTGAAATAAAAAATTCAAAAGAAGTTATTAGATTATGAAAAGAAGCAAATCAAATTACTGGTATTGCAATAGCACCACCAGATAGACACTTTAAAAATGGTGGAGCTAAATTTGGATACACATTTGTTGAAACTTGAAATCAAGCATTTTCATTAGTAGTTGGAATTGGTAAATTTTTTACAGGAGATTTTAGTGCTATTTCAGGTCCAGTTGGAATTGCCAAATCTTCAACAAGTGGAGGAGCACCAACAACTTCATTAAAAGCAAGTAGAATGTTTTATATATCATCAATCTCAGCTAACCTGTTTATGTTAAATATTCTTCCATTCCCACCATTAGATGGTTATAAATTCTGAGAAACATTAGTTGAATGAGTTACAAGAAAAGAAGTTAGTCAAAAAACTAAAACAATTATTTATGCAACAGGGGCAATTTTATTAATAGGGTTTATCATTGTTGTAACAGTTAAAGATATTATTATTTAAAAATTAAAGGAGTTATATGTTAGACAATCAAGTTTTAGAGTTATTTCAAAAATTAGATATTAGTTTAAATGAAGGAGAACTTTCATATTTTGAACATGCAGTTATCGAAAAAACTGCACTAAGTGCCACTAAATCTAAACTTAAATTGTCTTTAAGGATTAAAAACTTCTTACCAGTAAGAGTATTAAATGAAATTCATTCTAAATGTATTAATGCAAGTGGAATTAAAATTAAATTAATCTTAAATGTTCAACAACAAAGAGTAGATAAAGAAATTCTTTGTGAGTACATTGATTTTATTAAAAACAATAAGGCACAAAATAAAACAGTTACTTGAAACTTTATTGATTCAGAAGATTTTGAATTTGATACAGATGAAAATCTGATCAAATTTATTGTTGATTCTAACGAATTAAAAAATCAACTAACATGTGAAATGGATTATTGTTTAGCAAAATTAACACAATTTGGATTTAAAGAACTTAACTATGACATTCAAGTTGATGATAGAACAAAAGAATATGTTAAACAATCTTTAATCATTGAACAACAAACTAAAGAACAATATAAACAATTTGCACCAGAACATACTGATAAATCACAAGGTATCTTTATATCAAAACAAAATTCACAAAAATGAAATCAATCATTAGATAAACCAAGTTATGAATCATTTGAAGATATTGAAGAAGATGCTCAAAACATTGTTTTACATGGAAAAGTTATGAGTATTGAGATTAGAGATTCAAAAGCAACTAATCGTAAAATCTATTCAATTGGTTTAACTGATAACAAATCTTCAATCAAATGTATTTACTTTGGTAAAGAAGATGAAAGAACAATAATGGATCCTTTAACTGAAGAAGAATTAGCTTCAGATCGTTTAGCTGAAATCAAATTAAAAAGAGTTGTTAAAGGTGATTGAATAGCAGTTAAGGGAAAAACATCATATTCACAATTTGATAGAGAACAAAACTTTATTATTGAAAAGATTGCTAAAATTTCACATTCAGAAGCAACGGTTAAAGATGATGCTGAACAAAAACGTGTGGAATTACATGTTCATACTAAAATGAGTGCTATGGATGGAGTTTCTTCAATTGTAGATTACTTACAAATGGTTGATAAATGAAATTGAAAAGCAATTGCTGTAACTGATCATATTAACGTGCAAACTTTTCCTGATGCTTATAATGAACTTAAAAAAATTAATAAAAACAAAGCAGATGATGAAAAACTAAAACTTATATATGGTCTTGAAATGAATATGATTCAAAAAGAAGATCACTGAATTGTTAAAAACCCAAAAGGTCAAAAAATCAGAGAATCAAAAATGGTTGTATTTGATTTAGAAACAACTGGTTTATCACCAGAATACAATGAAATTATTGAATTTGGTGCTGTTGTATTTGATCCAAATACAGATAAAACTACACGCTATGACTTTTTATTTAAATCAAAAACACAATTAAAGCAATTTACGATTGATTTAACTAATATTACAGAAGAAATGCTTGCTGATAAAAAGAATATTGAAGAAGATTTTGACAAAATTTATGAAATCATCAAAGATAGTATTTTAGTTGCTCATAATGCTAATTTCGACTTTAACTTCTTAAATGTTTTAGCAAAAAGATTAGGTTATGGTGAATTAAAAAATACTGTTATTGATACACTCACACTTTCAAGATTAGTTAGACCAGATTTAAAATCACACAGACTTGGTGCTGTATGTAAAAAGCTTGGAATTTTATATGATGAGCATGTTGCTCACCGTGGGGATTATGATGCTGAAGTTTTAAATGACTTATTCTTTAAAATCATTGCTGAATTAAAATTAACAACACCAATTGTTTATGATCATGATTTTATTAATTTAGAACCAGCTGATGATAAAGAAAATACTAACTTATTAAGATCACGTGGATTGCATGTTAATGTTTTAGCTAAAAACCAACAAGGACTGAAAGATCTTTTTAAACTTGTTTCAATTTCACATACTGAAAACTTCTTTAACTCTCCAAAAATATTTAAAGAAAAATTAGCAGAATTTAAAGCAAAAAATAATCTTTTAATTGGAGCAGGTTGTGTTAACTCTGAAGTATTTGAAATTGCTAGAATTGGTACTGATGACAAACTTGAACAAATTATTAAATTCTATGACTATATTGAACTTCAACCTTTAAGTGTTTATAAAAACTTAATCAATAATAATCAATTAGAAGAACATGAGTTAATTCAAGTAATTCATAAAATTATTAATTTAGCCAAAAAATATAACATTATGTTAGTTGCTACAAGTGATGCACACTATACAAGACCAGAATTGAAAAAAATTCGTGATGTTTATATTAATGCAAAAGGACTTGGTGGAAGTCGTCACTCATTATACAGTTTTAGAAATAAAAACAAAGCCGTAGATTATCCTGATCAATTTTTAAGAACTACAACAGAAATGTTAAAAGAGTTTGCTTGATTAAATGATGATCAATTAGTAAAAGAAATGGTTATAACTAACACAAATAAAATAGCTGATATGGTTGATGCTAATATTGTAGTTATTAAAGATGGATTATTTACACCAAAAATTGATAATGTTGATACTTTATTAAAAAACAAATGTTATGAAACAGCTCATGCAATGTATGGGGATGTATTACCTGAAATCGTAGAACAACGTTTAGAAAAAGAATTAACTTCAATTATTAAACACGGTTTTGCTGTTGTTTATTGAATTTCTCATTTATTAGTAGAAAGATCTAATAATGATGGATATCTTGTTGGTTCAAGGGGAAGTGTTGGTTCAAGTTTTGTGGCCACTGCTTCAAAAATTACTGAGGTTAACCCATTAAAAGCACACTATCGTTGTGCTGAATGTAAATATTCAAATTTTGATACACCAATTGATATTAAATGTGGATATGACTTACCTAAACAAAAATGTCCAAACTGTAATGCTACATTAATTGGAGATGGACATGATATTCCATTTGAAACTTTCTTAGGTTTTGATGGAGATAAAGTACCAGATATTGATTTAAACTTCTCTGGTGAATACCAACCAATTGCACATAACTTTACTAAAGAAATGTTTGGTAAAGATAATGTATTTAGAGCGGGAACTATTTCTACAGTTGCTGAAAAAACAGCCTTTGGATATGTAAAAGCATTTTATGAAGAAACAGGGATTACTGAAGAAGAAATGCCAAGAAAAATTGAGATTGAACGTCAAGCTAAATTAGTTGAAGGTGTAAAAAGAACAACAGGTCAACATCCTGGAGGAATTATTATTTTACCAAAAGAGTTTGAAATTGAAGATTTCTCTCCAGTTAACTTCCCAGCTGATGATGCTACTAGTTCATGAAAAACAACACACTTTGATTTCCACTCAATTCATGATAATTTATTAAAAATGGATATTCTAGGACACGTTGATCCAACTGCTTTAAGAATGCTTGGAGATTTAACTGGAGTTAATCCAATTAATATTCCAACTAATGATCCTAAAGTATATTCATTATTTAGTGATTTATCCGCTTTAAACATTAAATCAGAGCAAATTAATGGAGAAACTACAGGAGCAATCGGATTACCTGAGTTTGGAACAGGATTTGTTAGATCAATGTTAAAAGAAACTAAACCAAAAACATTTGCTGACTTAGTACAAATTTCAGGTCTATCACATGGAACTGATGTTTGATTAGGAAATGCTAGAGATTTAATTAAAAATAATACTGCAAACATTTCAACTGTAATTGGTTGTCGTGATGATATTATGGTTTATTTAATGGGTCAAGGAATTGATGATACTACTTCATTTAAAATTATGGAATCTGTACGTAAAGGACAGGGAGTAAGAAAAGAATGAAAAGAAATTATGTTAGCGCATAATGTACCAGAATGATATATTGAATCATGTTTAAAAATTAAATATATGTTTCCTAAAGCTCATGCCACTGCTTATGTGTTAATGGCTTATCGAATTGCATGATACAAAATCTATTACCCTGCAGAATACTATGCAACATTCTTAACTAACCGTGCTGATGCTTTTGATTTAAAAACCTTTTTAGGTGGTTATAAAGGTGTTAAAGAAAAATTAGCAGAATTAGAGACAAGAAGAAATAAAAAAGATAAAATGACTACTAAAGAGTTAGCTTTAATGCCAGTTTTAGAAATTGGATTAGAGATGTTTAGTCGTGGAATTAAAATGGCTAATTTAAACTTTGAAAAATCACAAGCTTTTAAATATATTATTGAAAAAGATGAAACAACAGGGGAAGCCACATTGTATCCTCCATTCTTAGTTATTGATTCACTTGGTGAAGCAGTGGCTGATTCAATTATTAAAGCAAGAAGTGAAAGACCATTAACTAATGTAAAAGATTTAACAAGTAGAACAACAATTACTCAAACACAATTAAAAATCTTTGAAGAATTGAATATTTTAGATACATTAGCTAAAGATGAACAATTAGAATTTGATTTTTTTAATTAAAGAAAGGGAAGTATAAATGAAAAATATAGCTGAATTAATGACAGAAAGAAGAAGTGCACAAGATTTTGATCCGCATTATCAAATTCCTGAAGCAGATTTTAATGCGGTAATTGAAGCAATGAGAATGGCACCATCTTCATATGGTATTTTAGGACAAAGATTATTAATTGTTAATCCAGGACCAATGCGTGAAAAATTAGCACCATGTTTTTATAACCAATTAAACTACCTTAATGCATCAAAATTTGTAATTGTATTAGGAGTTAATCATAAAGGATTAAAAACTGCTGTTACTCATACAATTGATTTAAAATTTCAAAAAGATTCAGAACTTAGAAGTACATATGAGGGGAATATTCATAAAGCTTTATTTAGTGGTTATTTAAATGATCAACAAATGGATAGCTACTCAAGTCAACAAACTTATATTACAACTGGAATTGCTACTGTAGCAGCTGCTAGTTTAAATATTGATACTTGTATGATTGGTGGTTTTAGTTCAAAAGCATTATCAGAAATTTTAATTCAAGAAGGATTAATGCAAGAACATGAAACACCATTTATTACAATGGCCTTTGGTAAAAGCACAAAAGTCAGCGGAGATAAATTAAGAACTGAATTAAAAGAATTTGTGAAAGAATTTTAAAAATCGTAAGATTCTTTTTTTATTTTAAGTAAGGTAAAGACATTTCTAAAGTAACTTAATAAATATAAAATATAAAAAATTTTATTTTTATTATGAAAATATTTACAAAAACCTGTAAATATTATTTTTTTGTGCTATTCAATATATTTATAAGATATTATATGAATAAAAAAGTTTAGATTTGAGAGAAAACGAATTAAAAACTGAGAAAAGTTTAAAAAGTAGTTCTTTTAAAGTTAAAATTCAAAAAATTGGTAGTTTCATGGTGGTATGATTATGCCTTCAATTGGTGTACTGCTTGCATGAGGTTTATGAACAGCAATGTTTTTATACGATTTTGATAATAATGTTAAATTAGGATGATTTGATGTTCCAATGCTAGGAAGACTTATTGAACCAGAAATTAAATGGATATTGCCAATACTAATTGCTTTTAACGGGGGAAGATTAGTATATGGGATTTGTGGTGGAATGTTAGCAACATTTGTTATTTTCGGAATAATTGTTAGAACAGATTGAATTTACGCTAACCACATTCAAATGAGCGATGTATCACATTCTGGCTCACCAAATCAATTTATTGGAGCAATGGTTGTTAGACCATTATCAGGATTGTTCCTAAAAAATTGGAAGATTTATATCTTAAAAGAATAAACAAAAGTTATGAAATATTGGTCAAAAATTTCGGTATTGAAATTTTTGTAATATTTTTAGCACTTAGCACTTGTAACATTCTTTGGATGAGACTGAATCATGTGAGGAATAACATGAACTATGATGCAAGTAATATCTCTATTTGGAGATAATAAATGAATTGCTCCGTTAATGGGTATATTTACTGAACCTGTTAAAGTTAGTTTTTTAAATAATGCATTAAATAATGGTGTCTTAGGCCCAATTGGTTACAATCATATTGATATGCAAACAGCATGGTATTGCTAATCCAAGAAATATTTTCTTCTTATTTGATCAAATCAAAAACCAGGTTTAGGTTTATTATTGGCTTATGTAATTTTTACAAAAGGTAAAGTAGATATAATGCTGCTGGTTCAGCTGTTATACATACAATTGGTGGAATTCATGAAGTTTACTTTGTATTCATTCTATCTAA
This region of Mesoplasma melaleucae genomic DNA includes:
- the rseP gene encoding RIP metalloprotease RseP — its product is MGSVLAVILSIFISIIVVLVLITLHELGHFIVAKLSKTYVFEFAIGFGPKLFVIKTKETWYSVRLIPLGGYVSIASDFAEPPKGREKEFEAIPDSRKIDYAIKWKKTLFILFGPLINLFVAYILIFSVLFGVGYKPTDPNFYGQNFSTSSVAYQMIAKNEGKTPDPQLNKYIANDLQVAITGWDVTIGEKIFYLFTTSNKSDIAPTYKEISTMFNQGKSKILKYIKEIEPKDEDKILYKFSYVKLENDYSGKIIGKEITTVSAEIKNSKEVIRLWKEANQITGIAIAPPDRHFKNGGAKFGYTFVETWNQAFSLVVGIGKFFTGDFSAISGPVGIAKSSTSGGAPTTSLKASRMFYISSISANLFMLNILPFPPLDGYKFWETLVEWVTRKEVSQKTKTIIYATGAILLIGFIIVVTVKDIII
- a CDS encoding PolC-type DNA polymerase III gives rise to the protein MDNQVLELFQKLDISLNEGELSYFEHAVIEKTALSATKSKLKLSLRIKNFLPVRVLNEIHSKCINASGIKIKLILNVQQQRVDKEILCEYIDFIKNNKAQNKTVTWNFIDSEDFEFDTDENLIKFIVDSNELKNQLTCEMDYCLAKLTQFGFKELNYDIQVDDRTKEYVKQSLIIEQQTKEQYKQFAPEHTDKSQGIFISKQNSQKWNQSLDKPSYESFEDIEEDAQNIVLHGKVMSIEIRDSKATNRKIYSIGLTDNKSSIKCIYFGKEDERTIMDPLTEEELASDRLAEIKLKRVVKGDWIAVKGKTSYSQFDREQNFIIEKIAKISHSEATVKDDAEQKRVELHVHTKMSAMDGVSSIVDYLQMVDKWNWKAIAVTDHINVQTFPDAYNELKKINKNKADDEKLKLIYGLEMNMIQKEDHWIVKNPKGQKIRESKMVVFDLETTGLSPEYNEIIEFGAVVFDPNTDKTTRYDFLFKSKTQLKQFTIDLTNITEEMLADKKNIEEDFDKIYEIIKDSILVAHNANFDFNFLNVLAKRLGYGELKNTVIDTLTLSRLVRPDLKSHRLGAVCKKLGILYDEHVAHRGDYDAEVLNDLFFKIIAELKLTTPIVYDHDFINLEPADDKENTNLLRSRGLHVNVLAKNQQGLKDLFKLVSISHTENFFNSPKIFKEKLAEFKAKNNLLIGAGCVNSEVFEIARIGTDDKLEQIIKFYDYIELQPLSVYKNLINNNQLEEHELIQVIHKIINLAKKYNIMLVATSDAHYTRPELKKIRDVYINAKGLGGSRHSLYSFRNKNKAVDYPDQFLRTTTEMLKEFAWLNDDQLVKEMVITNTNKIADMVDANIVVIKDGLFTPKIDNVDTLLKNKCYETAHAMYGDVLPEIVEQRLEKELTSIIKHGFAVVYWISHLLVERSNNDGYLVGSRGSVGSSFVATASKITEVNPLKAHYRCAECKYSNFDTPIDIKCGYDLPKQKCPNCNATLIGDGHDIPFETFLGFDGDKVPDIDLNFSGEYQPIAHNFTKEMFGKDNVFRAGTISTVAEKTAFGYVKAFYEETGITEEEMPRKIEIERQAKLVEGVKRTTGQHPGGIIILPKEFEIEDFSPVNFPADDATSSWKTTHFDFHSIHDNLLKMDILGHVDPTALRMLGDLTGVNPINIPTNDPKVYSLFSDLSALNIKSEQINGETTGAIGLPEFGTGFVRSMLKETKPKTFADLVQISGLSHGTDVWLGNARDLIKNNTANISTVIGCRDDIMVYLMGQGIDDTTSFKIMESVRKGQGVRKEWKEIMLAHNVPEWYIESCLKIKYMFPKAHATAYVLMAYRIAWYKIYYPAEYYATFLTNRADAFDLKTFLGGYKGVKEKLAELETRRNKKDKMTTKELALMPVLEIGLEMFSRGIKMANLNFEKSQAFKYIIEKDETTGEATLYPPFLVIDSLGEAVADSIIKARSERPLTNVKDLTSRTTITQTQLKIFEELNILDTLAKDEQLEFDFFN
- a CDS encoding NAD(P)H-dependent oxidoreductase — encoded protein: MKNIAELMTERRSAQDFDPHYQIPEADFNAVIEAMRMAPSSYGILGQRLLIVNPGPMREKLAPCFYNQLNYLNASKFVIVLGVNHKGLKTAVTHTIDLKFQKDSELRSTYEGNIHKALFSGYLNDQQMDSYSSQQTYITTGIATVAAASLNIDTCMIGGFSSKALSEILIQEGLMQEHETPFITMAFGKSTKVSGDKLRTELKEFVKEF